The Nocardioides humi genome includes a region encoding these proteins:
- a CDS encoding SGNH/GDSL hydrolase family protein produces the protein MLPRRTSTLLGLLSLAAPALAVAVQAPTHAAPAAAEPAAAEPAYDEYVALGDSWSADVVFLDKDGLPDATHVPIDCAQSHSNYPKLVAKRLGVATFRDATCGSATTDHFTQPQRLPLGGVNAPQFDRLTPTTDLVTVGIGGNDAGIASGAMSCISLSPIGIPAPALPLPDVLPLIDVSQPPLGACKQRFTRGGVDQLAENIVASEDKVVAALQEIRRRSPHARVLLVNYLDAIPERGCWPVVPITNADMAYLHGVFAQLNAMLARAAQRGGAELVDTHPLSTGHHVCTGPLTRYVEGLGVISLNGLAVAVPAHPNSAGARAQAESVLQVLGR, from the coding sequence ATGCTCCCTCGTCGTACCTCCACCCTGCTCGGCCTCCTGTCCCTGGCCGCCCCGGCGCTCGCCGTCGCCGTCCAGGCTCCGACACACGCCGCCCCGGCCGCCGCCGAACCAGCCGCCGCCGAGCCGGCCTACGACGAGTACGTCGCGCTGGGCGACTCGTGGTCGGCGGACGTGGTCTTCCTGGACAAGGACGGCCTGCCCGACGCGACCCACGTGCCGATCGACTGCGCGCAGTCGCACAGCAACTACCCGAAGCTGGTCGCGAAGCGGCTCGGCGTCGCGACCTTCCGGGACGCGACCTGCGGGTCGGCGACCACCGATCACTTCACGCAGCCGCAGCGGCTGCCGCTCGGGGGCGTCAACGCCCCGCAGTTCGACCGGCTCACGCCGACCACCGACCTCGTGACGGTCGGCATCGGGGGCAACGACGCCGGCATCGCCAGCGGTGCGATGTCGTGCATCTCGCTCTCGCCGATCGGCATTCCCGCGCCCGCGCTGCCGCTGCCCGACGTGCTGCCGCTGATCGACGTCTCCCAGCCGCCGCTGGGCGCGTGCAAGCAGCGGTTCACCCGCGGCGGCGTGGATCAGCTGGCCGAGAACATCGTCGCCTCCGAGGACAAGGTGGTGGCGGCGCTGCAGGAGATCCGCCGCCGCTCGCCGCACGCGCGGGTGCTGCTGGTCAACTACCTCGACGCCATCCCGGAGCGGGGCTGCTGGCCGGTCGTGCCGATCACCAACGCCGACATGGCCTACCTGCACGGGGTCTTCGCGCAGCTCAACGCCATGCTGGCCCGGGCGGCGCAGCGCGGCGGCGCGGAGCTGGTCGACACCCACCCGCTCAGCACCGGCCACCACGTGTGCACCGGCCCGCTGACGAGGTACGTCGAGGGGCTGGGCGTGATCTCCCTCAACGGCCTCGCGGTCGCCGTCCCCGCACACCCCAACTCCGCCGGGGCCCGGGCGCAGGCGGAGTCGGTGCTGCAGGTCCTCGGTCGCTAG
- a CDS encoding VOC family protein, with protein sequence MDQRISFITLAVADLDATRRFYRDGLGWTPELDVPGEVLMFRAGQHLVLSLWERSHFEAEVGATMTGPGVAPLTIAHNLSTAEGVDEVLATARSAGAAVVQPAEQRDWGGYSGYFADPDGYRWEIAYNPGPVGEVVLP encoded by the coding sequence ATGGACCAGCGGATCAGCTTCATCACCCTCGCCGTGGCCGACCTCGACGCCACCCGCCGCTTCTACCGCGACGGGCTCGGGTGGACGCCGGAGCTCGACGTGCCCGGCGAGGTGCTGATGTTCCGGGCCGGTCAGCACCTCGTGCTGTCGCTGTGGGAGCGCAGCCACTTCGAGGCCGAGGTCGGTGCCACCATGACCGGGCCGGGCGTCGCACCGCTGACGATCGCCCACAACCTGTCCACGGCCGAGGGCGTCGACGAGGTGCTGGCGACGGCCCGGTCCGCCGGCGCGGCGGTCGTGCAGCCGGCCGAGCAGCGCGACTGGGGCGGCTACTCCGGCTACTTCGCCGACCCCGACGGCTACCGGTGGGAGATCGCCTACAACCCCGGCCCGGTGGGGGAGGTGGTGCTTCCGTGA
- a CDS encoding RNA polymerase sigma factor, with product MDGADTDHWELLRRGDAAALATLYERHVDAVFRFAFRRTASTGGAEDVVQAAFTTVWRQATEGRLPRLELPTARPLLLRIAANECRNLSRSARRLRVLRDRIEQHEPGRHEEDHADDVARRVDDERRMADVRRALAGLPSGQREAVELVVWEELSIAEAAHVLGVAEGTVKSRVSRARTRLGAVLAPTEPTEPTEPTEPTEQEERR from the coding sequence GTGGACGGTGCCGACACCGATCACTGGGAGCTCCTGCGCCGGGGCGACGCCGCCGCGCTGGCGACGCTCTACGAGCGGCATGTCGACGCGGTCTTCCGCTTCGCCTTCCGTCGTACGGCGTCGACCGGCGGCGCGGAGGACGTCGTCCAGGCGGCGTTCACCACCGTCTGGCGGCAGGCGACCGAGGGACGACTGCCCCGCCTCGAGCTCCCTACCGCACGACCGCTGCTGCTGCGGATCGCGGCCAACGAGTGCCGCAACCTGAGCCGGTCGGCGCGGCGGCTCCGGGTGCTGCGGGACCGCATCGAGCAGCACGAGCCCGGCCGTCACGAGGAGGACCACGCCGACGACGTGGCCCGCCGGGTCGACGACGAGCGGCGCATGGCCGACGTGCGCCGGGCCCTGGCCGGCCTGCCGAGCGGGCAGCGGGAGGCCGTGGAGCTGGTCGTCTGGGAGGAGCTCTCGATCGCCGAGGCCGCCCACGTCCTCGGCGTGGCCGAGGGCACCGTGAAGTCCCGGGTCTCCCGCGCCCGCACGCGGCTCGGCGCCGTGCTCGCCCCGACCGAACCGACCGAACCGACCGAACCGACCGAACCGACCGAACAGGAGGAGCGTCGATGA
- a CDS encoding LysR family transcriptional regulator has product MNIQQLRYVVATAEHGSMTAAAAALFVAQPALSRAVRQLERELGLALFARDGRGVVLTPSGDAVVHRARAVLRGIDALRSTAAAAPAATPLVIAASPTLQAALAVPILAGLREHGIAVHARLLGGSSSAEVAALVVQGRADLGLCDSRVPGDLAQVAIGRAEVRLYSPAHVELPDPVTFADLGTVPLVLPTPGSDRRATLDAFFAGCGITPEVAVETDERHAWLAAVSSGVASCLWHSLDPRRAPLPGVVSRGFDPPMHRTLVAVHRAGATTGVRRHLLAVLRDVGTLVTGEGVAGEGVAGEGVAGEGTEPSLADPSPV; this is encoded by the coding sequence ATGAACATCCAGCAGCTGCGGTACGTCGTCGCGACGGCCGAGCACGGCAGCATGACCGCCGCGGCGGCGGCGCTGTTCGTGGCCCAGCCCGCGCTGAGCCGCGCCGTCCGCCAGCTGGAGCGGGAGCTGGGTCTCGCGCTGTTCGCACGGGACGGGCGCGGTGTCGTGCTCACGCCGAGCGGGGACGCCGTCGTGCACCGGGCCCGGGCCGTGCTCCGCGGCATCGACGCGCTCCGCAGCACCGCCGCCGCGGCACCGGCGGCGACGCCGCTGGTGATCGCCGCCTCGCCCACCCTGCAGGCGGCGCTCGCCGTACCGATCCTCGCCGGGCTCCGCGAGCACGGCATCGCGGTCCACGCCCGCCTGCTCGGCGGCAGCAGCTCGGCCGAGGTCGCCGCGCTCGTCGTGCAGGGCCGAGCCGATCTCGGGCTCTGCGACAGCCGGGTGCCCGGCGACCTCGCCCAGGTCGCGATCGGGCGGGCCGAGGTGCGGCTCTACTCCCCGGCGCACGTCGAGCTGCCGGATCCGGTGACCTTCGCCGATCTCGGCACCGTGCCGCTCGTGCTGCCCACGCCCGGCTCGGACCGGCGGGCCACGCTCGATGCCTTCTTCGCGGGCTGCGGGATCACCCCCGAGGTCGCCGTCGAGACCGACGAGCGGCACGCCTGGCTGGCGGCGGTCAGCAGCGGCGTCGCCTCCTGCCTGTGGCACAGCCTCGACCCGCGCCGGGCGCCGCTGCCCGGCGTGGTCTCGCGCGGCTTCGACCCGCCGATGCACCGCACCCTGGTCGCGGTGCACCGGGCCGGCGCCACCACCGGCGTACGCCGGCACCTGCTCGCCGTGCTGCGTGACGTCGGCACACTGGTCACCGGAGAGGGAGTTGCCGGAGAGGGAGTTGCCGGAGAGGGAGTTGCCGGAGAGGGAACCGAGCCGTCCCTCGCGGACCCTTCTCCTGTGTGA
- a CDS encoding 5'/3'-nucleotidase SurE gives MRPVPTVPLLPRLLAVGVGLAAGLAGIVAAAPVTTAAPSAGAAPSAGAAPSAAAAAPATAPAPATPLAGLRVLLTNDDSARGADAGYGTDGKGLYVLRRALCTAGADVLVVAPWSQQSGAGARMTTPGFTPVSITVQAVTPPAAYADDCAGTSTGGAVFGVCVAAAPCTSASPSASPADAVHVGLSRFARDYWSGGPDVVLSGTNFGQNIGATLNHSGTVGAVVTAHEYGVPALAVSAEVPRDLAQIPNVPFAAAGDFAVRLLATLVKHRALTGSLVLNVNYPFVGPGEKLGRAVRAEVGRSSDLGLTFLDDVPAAGGTYRLVAGDPARETRPGADTTALARNDIPVTALDGDWGRSLPLQVWLLVATLR, from the coding sequence ATGCGCCCCGTCCCCACCGTCCCCCTGCTCCCACGCCTCCTCGCGGTCGGCGTCGGTCTCGCCGCCGGTCTCGCCGGCATCGTCGCGGCGGCTCCGGTGACCACCGCCGCGCCATCGGCCGGAGCAGCGCCATCGGCCGGAGCAGCACCGTCGGCCGCCGCTGCGGCGCCCGCGACCGCGCCGGCCCCGGCCACGCCGCTCGCCGGCCTCAGGGTGCTGCTCACCAACGACGACAGCGCCCGTGGTGCCGATGCGGGCTACGGCACCGACGGCAAGGGCCTCTACGTGCTGCGTCGCGCCCTGTGCACCGCCGGCGCGGACGTCCTCGTCGTCGCCCCGTGGTCGCAGCAGAGCGGCGCCGGCGCGCGGATGACCACGCCCGGGTTCACGCCGGTGTCGATCACGGTGCAGGCCGTGACCCCGCCGGCGGCGTACGCCGACGACTGCGCCGGCACCTCGACCGGCGGCGCCGTCTTCGGCGTCTGCGTCGCCGCCGCGCCGTGCACGTCCGCCTCGCCGTCGGCCTCGCCCGCCGACGCGGTCCACGTGGGCCTGAGCAGGTTCGCGCGGGACTACTGGAGCGGCGGGCCGGACGTCGTCCTGTCCGGCACCAACTTCGGCCAGAACATCGGCGCGACGCTCAACCACTCCGGCACCGTCGGCGCCGTCGTCACCGCGCACGAGTACGGCGTCCCGGCGCTCGCCGTCAGCGCCGAGGTCCCGCGCGACCTGGCCCAGATCCCCAACGTCCCGTTCGCCGCCGCGGGCGACTTCGCCGTCAGGCTGCTCGCGACGCTGGTCAAGCACCGGGCGCTCACCGGCAGCCTGGTGCTCAACGTGAACTACCCGTTCGTCGGCCCCGGCGAGAAGCTGGGCCGGGCGGTCCGGGCGGAGGTGGGCCGGAGCAGCGACCTCGGCCTGACCTTCCTCGACGACGTGCCGGCCGCCGGCGGCACCTACCGCCTCGTCGCCGGCGACCCGGCCCGCGAGACCCGCCCCGGTGCCGACACGACGGCCCTCGCCCGCAACGACATCCCGGTCACCGCGCTCGACGGCGACTGGGGCCGGTCGCTGCCGCTGCAGGTCTGGCTGCTGGTCGCGACGCTGCGCTGA
- a CDS encoding CHAD domain-containing protein, which produces MAGTPAGELLTQAVGALVAEIRDGREPALADEPDAVHQLRTSVRRLRNVLAGFGRYVEKRPARVLRGHLASYGALLGAGRDLEVRAEDCRRVLAEVGRTDLEPALVAPLLAAHDGAHTVLVDWHASPDAVALDRLLARWGDEVPLTRRAGRRADRVSTKVLDREVRRVLDRAAQGETSHEVRKAARRLRHVADAVGERDLARLGKEVQGRLGDHRDALLLAGHLWSAGAPAVVVAHVEAAASSALDGLPEALDALRRVHGI; this is translated from the coding sequence GTGGCGGGCACCCCGGCAGGCGAGCTGCTGACGCAGGCCGTCGGCGCCCTGGTCGCCGAGATCCGCGACGGCCGGGAGCCGGCGCTGGCCGACGAGCCGGACGCGGTGCACCAGCTGCGCACGTCGGTACGCCGGCTCCGCAACGTCCTCGCCGGCTTCGGCCGCTACGTCGAGAAGAGGCCCGCGCGCGTGCTGCGCGGCCACCTGGCGTCGTACGGCGCGCTGCTGGGCGCCGGACGCGACCTGGAGGTGCGGGCCGAGGACTGCCGGCGGGTGCTCGCCGAGGTCGGCCGGACCGACCTGGAGCCCGCGCTGGTCGCCCCGCTCCTCGCGGCCCACGACGGCGCGCACACCGTGCTCGTCGACTGGCACGCCTCGCCCGACGCCGTCGCACTCGACCGGCTGCTCGCCCGCTGGGGCGACGAGGTGCCGCTCACCCGCCGGGCCGGCCGGCGCGCGGACCGGGTGAGCACGAAGGTGCTGGACCGCGAGGTGCGCCGGGTCCTCGACCGCGCGGCCCAGGGCGAGACCTCCCACGAGGTCCGCAAGGCCGCCCGCCGGCTGCGCCATGTCGCCGACGCCGTGGGGGAGCGCGACCTGGCGCGGCTGGGCAAGGAGGTGCAGGGCCGCCTCGGCGACCACCGCGACGCCCTGCTCCTCGCCGGCCATCTGTGGTCCGCCGGCGCCCCGGCCGTCGTCGTCGCCCACGTCGAGGCGGCCGCGAGCAGCGCGCTCGACGGCCTCCCCGAGGCCCTCGACGCCCTCCGCCGCGTGCACGGAATCTGA
- the ilvN gene encoding acetolactate synthase small subunit gives MAKHTLSVLVEDKPGVLARISALFSRRGFNIESLAVGPTEHEEISRMTIVVNVESSPLEQVTKQLNKLVEVIKIVELDAAASVTRELVLVKVGATAENRGEVLDVVQLFRAKVIDVASDAITMQIVGNDGKIADFLRVLEPFGIRELVQSGMVAIGRGSRSISERSKPVAVPVPPAAHA, from the coding sequence ATGGCCAAGCACACCCTGTCCGTCCTCGTCGAGGACAAGCCCGGCGTCTTGGCGCGGATCTCCGCGCTGTTCAGCCGCCGCGGCTTCAACATCGAGTCCCTCGCCGTCGGTCCGACCGAGCACGAGGAGATCTCCCGGATGACGATCGTCGTCAACGTCGAGTCCTCGCCGCTGGAGCAGGTGACCAAGCAGCTCAACAAGCTGGTCGAGGTGATCAAGATCGTCGAGCTCGACGCGGCCGCGTCGGTCACCCGCGAGCTGGTGCTCGTCAAGGTCGGCGCCACGGCGGAGAACCGCGGCGAGGTCCTCGACGTGGTCCAGCTGTTCCGGGCGAAGGTCATCGACGTCGCCTCGGACGCGATCACCATGCAGATCGTCGGCAACGACGGCAAGATCGCCGACTTCCTGCGCGTGCTCGAGCCCTTCGGCATCCGCGAGCTCGTGCAGTCCGGCATGGTGGCCATCGGCCGCGGGTCGCGCTCCATCTCCGAGCGCAGCAAGCCCGTCGCCGTCCCCGTGCCGCCCGCCGCCCACGCCTGA